A single region of the Mesoaciditoga lauensis cd-1655R = DSM 25116 genome encodes:
- a CDS encoding MBL fold metallo-hydrolase: MKITVLCNDVAREGFFFEHGLSLLINDYTLFDTGTSDVALKNAHKLGVDLSKVKRIFISHGHYDHIGGLVYLLKEMSNVDLYVHEKALIPKYSGKRFAGVPYDWKEVERKARVHLVEGDMKVDGFNIINNVPTVEKNIDPNFLVEGRHDLFEDEINLYKDGFLITGCAHRGVDNILERASEIFDVRVIMGGFHLKDSSMERIEEVLKVFKQHDVKVIPMHCTGEKAIKFFKENLEDRCIIARAGDIVEV, translated from the coding sequence ATGAAAATCACCGTGCTATGCAACGATGTTGCAAGAGAAGGGTTCTTTTTCGAACATGGTTTGTCTTTGCTGATAAACGATTACACACTCTTTGACACGGGAACAAGTGATGTTGCGTTGAAGAACGCCCATAAGTTAGGGGTAGATCTTTCGAAAGTAAAGAGAATATTCATAAGTCATGGGCATTACGATCACATAGGCGGACTTGTTTATTTGCTAAAAGAAATGTCAAATGTCGATCTTTACGTTCATGAAAAAGCCTTGATCCCCAAATACAGTGGAAAACGCTTCGCTGGCGTTCCCTACGATTGGAAAGAAGTTGAAAGAAAAGCCCGTGTTCATCTTGTTGAAGGAGATATGAAAGTTGACGGCTTTAACATCATAAACAACGTTCCCACAGTTGAAAAGAACATAGATCCAAATTTTTTAGTAGAGGGGAGACACGATCTATTCGAAGATGAGATAAATCTATATAAGGACGGCTTCCTCATAACGGGCTGTGCTCACAGAGGTGTCGACAACATCTTAGAAAGGGCTTCTGAGATCTTCGATGTTCGTGTGATTATGGGAGGATTTCATTTAAAAGATTCTTCAATGGAGAGGATTGAAGAGGTGCTCAAAGTTTTCAAGCAGCACGATGTAAAAGTCATTCCCATGCATTGTACCGGTGAAAAAGCCATAAAGTTTTTCAAAGAGAATTTGGAAGATAGGTGCATAATTGCCAGAGCCGGGGACATCGTAGAGGTTTAA